From a region of the Deltaproteobacteria bacterium genome:
- a CDS encoding class I SAM-dependent methyltransferase: MSYLPFSRRLLKKVHPEGIPLIGTVLYNRLSKTGLFTEHYKKLAHDIITQVPTGRLLDVGTGPGFLLEQIRLLSPALSLTGLDISPAMVERAAKNLAHLFPPPEIVLGDASGLPFPDNSFDAVVSTGSFHHWKAPVEGLNEIHRVLKPGGRALIYDLVSDTPKDVIRKMAAEFGRLRVFLFWLHAFEEPFYAHRAFLDVAHDTLFRDGEIRWVGALCCLSLKKSAM; this comes from the coding sequence TTGAGCTATCTTCCGTTTTCCAGAAGGCTCCTGAAAAAAGTCCATCCGGAAGGCATCCCGCTCATCGGAACGGTCCTTTACAACCGCCTGAGCAAAACCGGCCTTTTTACCGAGCATTACAAAAAGCTCGCCCATGATATAATCACGCAGGTTCCGACCGGCAGGCTCCTTGACGTGGGAACCGGGCCGGGTTTCCTGTTGGAGCAGATCCGCCTTCTGTCCCCGGCCCTGAGCCTAACCGGGCTGGACATCTCACCGGCAATGGTCGAAAGGGCCGCGAAAAACCTGGCCCATCTTTTTCCGCCGCCTGAAATCGTACTGGGTGATGCTTCCGGGCTGCCCTTTCCCGACAATTCCTTCGACGCCGTGGTCAGCACCGGCTCCTTCCATCACTGGAAGGCCCCGGTTGAAGGGCTCAATGAAATTCACAGGGTTCTGAAACCCGGCGGCAGGGCACTCATCTACGACCTTGTGAGCGACACACCAAAAGACGTGATCCGAAAAATGGCCGCCGAATTCGGAAGGCTTCGGGTTTTTCTCTTCTGGCTTCACGCCTTCGAGGAGCCCTTTTACGCTCACCGGGCCTTTCTGGACGTGGCGCACGACACCCTGTTTCGGGATGGCGAAATCCGTTGGGTGGGAGCTCTCTGTTGTCTTTCCCTTAAAAAATCCGCCATGTGA
- a CDS encoding MBL fold metallo-hydrolase, with product MTPQPSKNLRRFSTVVGRDIHRITLPLPGPRPGPSNVYLFLGDNVTLLDTGTAQAAGRLSRALSELGLSFSDIDRVVLTHGHIDHYGSAAKIVRATGGKAQVFAHREDTDSIQTGQEAKKRTTERFLSLMGVPLPLRLSLISVFLVFLKMAETVKVDRFLDDGDMIYLGNHKASVMATPGHTRGSVCLFLEQDGLLFAGDTVLAHITPNALAMVEDGCDIPRRRAQDEFYRSLALIEEVCPRVVHPGHGRAMDDLPEIASMYRTLFSERQEKILDLLNNGGQTVWDVARKLFPDIRQFSYRYALEAYLAVSEVFTHAQELEALEKTALVRAGNRILVRKEP from the coding sequence GTGACGCCGCAACCATCGAAGAACCTCCGCCGATTCAGTACGGTTGTGGGCAGGGATATCCACAGGATCACCCTGCCCCTTCCGGGGCCGAGGCCGGGGCCGTCAAATGTTTATCTTTTCCTGGGCGACAACGTAACCCTCCTGGACACCGGCACGGCCCAGGCCGCAGGCAGGCTTTCCCGCGCCCTTTCCGAGCTTGGCCTCTCGTTTTCGGACATCGACCGCGTCGTTCTCACCCACGGCCACATAGACCATTACGGAAGTGCGGCGAAAATCGTGAGGGCCACGGGCGGCAAGGCCCAGGTTTTCGCCCACCGCGAGGACACTGACAGCATCCAGACCGGCCAGGAGGCCAAAAAGCGCACCACCGAACGGTTCCTGTCCCTCATGGGCGTACCGCTCCCGTTGCGGCTTTCCCTCATCTCGGTTTTCCTGGTTTTTCTCAAGATGGCGGAAACCGTGAAGGTCGACCGCTTTCTTGACGACGGCGACATGATCTATCTCGGAAACCACAAGGCCAGCGTTATGGCCACCCCCGGCCACACTCGCGGGTCTGTCTGCCTCTTCCTGGAACAGGACGGCCTCCTGTTCGCGGGAGACACCGTCCTTGCCCACATAACCCCCAACGCCCTGGCAATGGTGGAGGACGGCTGCGACATCCCCCGCCGGAGGGCCCAGGACGAGTTTTACAGGAGCCTCGCCCTTATCGAGGAAGTTTGCCCCAGGGTGGTGCACCCCGGCCATGGAAGGGCCATGGACGACCTTCCCGAAATCGCCTCCATGTACCGCACTCTTTTTTCAGAGCGCCAGGAAAAGATTCTGGACCTTTTGAATAACGGCGGCCAAACCGTGTGGGACGTGGCCCGGAAGCTATTTCCAGACATACGCCAGTTCAGTTACAGGTACGCCCTTGAGGCCTACCTTGCTGTGTCCGAGGTCTTCACCCACGCCCAGGAACTTGAAGCCCTGGAGAAAACGGCCCTGGTGCGGGCCGGAAACCGTATTCTCGTTCGGAAGGAACCATGA
- a CDS encoding SUMF1/EgtB/PvdO family nonheme iron enzyme, whose translation MSDKTIGEYKVIKPLGEGGFGIVYQARSSAPKSPLVAIKVLNREALGNEKVVKKFFHEAMILARLDHPNITRLFEFFPDREAYAIVMEYVEGVSLRELLSSQRGVLPFDRAMDICRQILAAFQYAHENGIIHRDIKPGNIMINPKGQVKIMDFGIAKYSSVASSETKTTWRWGAPHYMAPERFHQDGAIDMRSDIYSLGVVFYEIFTGHKPFESSDTIRVIYCHINELPKPFDNYIQGLPEHVSNAIFKALEKDPEKRFTSCRQFLLAMEGKDPGDVPDPLPKRANHEDATLIVGDELAAALAASRDGSQSWTSRVKAGLSKNYRYLVGLSILLVVLAVGLAVEKNFLVFKRDAGGQADVAAISGHRTNSSGHQEARHPLDKKIMVLIPGSEFTMGSDRYDDEKPVQRVNLSAFYIDRTPVTRKEFARFVSETNYVTDAEKDGAAFVRMNRKWEKTPGASWKMPDGKTDPGGDGDNLPVTQVSHNDAAAYCAWAGKELPTEARWEKAARGIDGGVYPWGDQVPENSFAHFDDPKGQPVAVGKFGQKSHSPYGVSDMAGNVSQWCSDWYAPAVREYRDPRGPASGTERVVKGGAFVEGPDSLRSSSRDHYAPNFASNLIGFRCACEKLGQ comes from the coding sequence ATGAGCGACAAGACCATAGGAGAATACAAGGTCATCAAGCCTTTGGGGGAAGGCGGGTTCGGTATCGTTTACCAGGCCCGGTCCTCGGCCCCCAAAAGCCCGCTCGTGGCCATAAAGGTCTTGAACCGCGAAGCTTTGGGCAATGAAAAGGTGGTGAAGAAGTTCTTTCACGAGGCCATGATCCTGGCCCGCCTGGACCACCCCAACATAACCCGCCTTTTCGAGTTCTTCCCCGACCGCGAAGCCTACGCCATAGTCATGGAGTACGTGGAAGGGGTATCGCTCCGGGAGCTTCTTTCGAGCCAGCGCGGGGTTCTGCCCTTTGACCGGGCCATGGACATCTGCCGCCAGATTCTCGCAGCCTTCCAGTACGCCCACGAAAACGGAATCATCCACCGGGACATCAAGCCCGGAAACATAATGATCAACCCCAAGGGGCAGGTCAAGATCATGGATTTCGGGATCGCCAAGTACTCTTCGGTGGCGTCTTCCGAAACCAAGACCACCTGGAGATGGGGAGCGCCCCATTACATGGCCCCTGAGCGCTTCCACCAGGACGGCGCCATCGACATGCGCTCGGACATCTACTCCCTTGGAGTGGTGTTCTACGAGATATTCACCGGCCACAAGCCCTTCGAGTCGTCCGACACCATAAGGGTCATCTACTGCCACATTAACGAGCTGCCCAAGCCTTTCGACAACTACATCCAGGGCCTTCCCGAACACGTATCCAATGCCATATTCAAGGCCCTGGAAAAGGACCCCGAAAAGCGATTCACAAGCTGCCGCCAGTTCCTTCTGGCCATGGAGGGCAAGGACCCCGGCGATGTTCCGGACCCCCTGCCCAAAAGAGCCAACCACGAGGACGCAACCCTCATCGTGGGAGACGAGCTTGCGGCGGCCCTTGCGGCTTCGAGGGACGGGTCCCAATCCTGGACCAGCCGGGTCAAGGCCGGGCTTTCAAAGAATTACCGCTACCTTGTGGGGCTTTCGATCCTTCTCGTGGTTCTTGCCGTGGGGCTCGCCGTGGAGAAAAATTTCCTGGTGTTCAAGCGGGACGCGGGCGGCCAGGCCGATGTTGCTGCCATCTCCGGCCACAGGACCAATTCCAGCGGGCACCAGGAGGCAAGGCATCCTTTGGACAAAAAGATCATGGTGCTCATTCCGGGCTCCGAATTCACCATGGGCTCTGATCGATACGACGATGAAAAACCCGTTCAGAGGGTCAATCTCTCCGCTTTTTACATCGACAGGACGCCCGTGACCCGCAAGGAGTTCGCGCGGTTCGTATCGGAAACCAATTACGTTACGGACGCCGAAAAGGACGGGGCTGCCTTTGTGAGGATGAACCGGAAGTGGGAGAAGACGCCCGGCGCATCATGGAAAATGCCCGACGGCAAAACCGATCCCGGCGGTGACGGCGACAACCTGCCGGTAACCCAGGTTTCCCATAACGACGCCGCCGCCTACTGTGCCTGGGCCGGAAAAGAGCTTCCCACCGAGGCCCGATGGGAGAAGGCCGCCAGGGGAATCGACGGCGGAGTTTACCCCTGGGGCGACCAGGTTCCCGAAAACAGCTTCGCCCATTTCGACGATCCCAAGGGCCAGCCGGTCGCGGTGGGAAAGTTCGGCCAGAAGTCCCACAGCCCCTACGGGGTCTCGGACATGGCCGGAAACGTCTCCCAGTGGTGCTCCGACTGGTACGCCCCCGCAGTGCGCGAATACCGCGATCCCAGGGGCCCGGCATCGGGAACCGAGCGGGTGGTGAAGGGCGGAGCCTTCGTGGAAGGCCCGGACAGCCTGCGCTCCTCCAGCCGGGACCATTACGCCCCGAATTTCGCATCAAATCTCATCGGGTTCCGCTGCGCCTGCGAGAAGCTGGGCCAGTAA
- a CDS encoding caspase family protein: MRPRQTIRAILIAILLLPLLSAAGYSAGARHALVIGVSSHDFWPALPGPAREAETLGGLLIDSYGYDPDKVVILTDSSGTPPTGEAITGRLDDYSKSLGPEDSLLVFYSGRSATDNTGETYWIPKDGRSESRVGWLGFSDLVKKYINKASTTAKSVMVVCDTPVKSSLTVQKPNPLSSEDLRYPEKALELGRRKGCQIIHSGAPYRPGDESTDGMGLLAFRLIRALTENDMSTADMETLLFSPHLPASGIAGPPLLRGRIASSADDGGLFVMIRSGKAAPGIARAQAPEAVRIPEVEAAPKGVKIVSASVSPTKGPKDGLYTFTVQTAQPASRVVLHIGSEKAPFRGSGLRWTLEKRLSRAGTLNYSVTAADKSGAFGPPRDGYVTVGACLVKVTRTAASPGIGYSGSEFTISAQTDSPASAAFLWLDGEKVPMTGSGSSWRVSRAVSGVSFKSYRITALDRYGAECPPLSGKIMFIKPPGVPDVASLSLKPRSVAPGEAFTVEVRTSEPAARVTLRLGDKALSMEGGPVSWKTRSSWPEPGSLAVSAVAENQSGVRGAARNDSLTVARAAPSAPVTAPSRPSYTPDLSDRPASLEKASARPETVGVDQPVLFTARVSGAVSRVVVSIEGVDHVMRAESSSLWTLNKTFQAFGPKNYTVKAIGKDGHATNEVAGSIMVQAPLVRVVHSFLQPNSIRPGGELTVIATTDREAASVEITLGGVAQTMDAMDSSRKKWRYSTTAPDPIEKGYKIVLKARNEEGKVGKALTWTLNE, translated from the coding sequence ATGCGCCCAAGGCAAACCATTCGAGCGATCCTGATCGCCATCCTCCTTCTTCCCCTCCTGTCTGCCGCAGGATATTCGGCAGGAGCCCGGCACGCCCTTGTAATCGGGGTGAGTTCCCACGATTTCTGGCCCGCCCTTCCGGGCCCGGCCAGGGAGGCCGAAACCCTGGGCGGCCTTTTGATCGACTCATACGGATATGACCCCGACAAGGTCGTCATACTTACCGACTCATCTGGAACGCCTCCCACCGGGGAGGCCATAACGGGCCGCCTGGATGATTATTCCAAATCATTGGGCCCGGAGGACAGCCTCCTTGTCTTCTATTCGGGCCGGAGCGCCACCGACAACACGGGAGAAACCTACTGGATTCCCAAGGACGGAAGGAGCGAGTCACGAGTCGGCTGGCTGGGCTTTTCCGACCTCGTGAAAAAATACATCAACAAAGCCTCGACAACCGCGAAAAGCGTAATGGTCGTCTGCGACACCCCGGTTAAATCCTCCCTGACCGTTCAGAAGCCCAACCCTCTTTCATCCGAGGACCTGAGATACCCCGAAAAGGCCCTGGAGCTGGGCCGCAGAAAGGGCTGCCAGATAATCCATTCGGGCGCGCCCTACCGCCCCGGCGACGAATCCACCGACGGCATGGGCCTTTTGGCCTTCCGCCTCATCCGCGCCCTTACGGAAAACGACATGTCAACGGCTGACATGGAAACCCTGCTTTTTTCCCCGCATCTTCCGGCTTCGGGCATCGCCGGGCCGCCGCTTCTGAGAGGCAGGATAGCGTCATCGGCCGATGACGGAGGGCTCTTCGTCATGATCCGTTCCGGAAAGGCCGCGCCGGGAATTGCCCGTGCGCAAGCGCCGGAGGCCGTGCGGATTCCGGAGGTTGAGGCCGCCCCCAAAGGTGTGAAGATCGTTTCCGCCAGTGTAAGCCCGACCAAGGGGCCCAAGGACGGGCTCTACACCTTCACGGTCCAGACCGCCCAGCCAGCCTCCAGGGTCGTTTTGCACATAGGCTCGGAAAAGGCCCCCTTCAGGGGCTCCGGCCTCAGATGGACCCTGGAAAAGCGCCTTTCAAGGGCGGGAACCCTGAATTATTCCGTGACGGCGGCGGACAAGTCGGGAGCCTTCGGCCCGCCAAGGGACGGCTACGTCACCGTGGGCGCATGCCTTGTGAAGGTTACGCGCACGGCGGCGTCGCCCGGAATAGGCTATTCGGGAAGCGAGTTCACCATTTCCGCTCAGACCGACAGCCCCGCCTCCGCCGCCTTCCTGTGGCTCGACGGCGAAAAGGTCCCAATGACCGGCTCCGGCTCCTCGTGGCGGGTGTCGCGGGCGGTTTCGGGCGTGAGTTTCAAATCATACAGGATAACCGCGCTCGACCGTTACGGGGCCGAGTGCCCGCCTCTTTCGGGCAAGATCATGTTCATCAAGCCTCCGGGCGTCCCGGACGTGGCCTCCCTCTCGCTCAAGCCAAGGTCCGTGGCTCCGGGCGAGGCCTTCACCGTGGAGGTCCGCACCTCCGAGCCCGCCGCAAGGGTCACATTAAGGCTTGGCGACAAAGCCCTTTCCATGGAAGGCGGGCCCGTAAGCTGGAAGACCCGGTCAAGCTGGCCCGAACCGGGAAGCCTCGCCGTGTCGGCTGTGGCCGAAAACCAATCCGGGGTCAGGGGCGCTGCGCGGAACGACTCACTGACGGTTGCCAGGGCCGCCCCTTCGGCTCCCGTCACTGCCCCGTCCCGGCCATCCTATACGCCAGACCTCTCGGACCGCCCGGCCTCCCTTGAAAAGGCGTCGGCCAGACCCGAAACCGTGGGAGTGGATCAGCCTGTCCTCTTCACCGCCAGGGTTAGCGGCGCGGTCAGCAGGGTTGTGGTGTCCATCGAAGGCGTGGACCACGTCATGAGGGCGGAAAGCTCCTCCCTGTGGACCTTGAACAAGACCTTCCAGGCCTTTGGCCCGAAAAACTACACCGTAAAGGCCATCGGCAAGGATGGCCACGCCACCAACGAGGTGGCCGGTTCCATCATGGTCCAGGCCCCACTGGTGAGGGTGGTGCATTCCTTTTTGCAGCCCAACTCCATAAGGCCCGGCGGGGAACTCACCGTCATCGCCACCACCGACCGCGAGGCGGCCAGCGTGGAAATAACCCTTGGCGGCGTGGCCCAGACAATGGACGCCATGGACAGCTCCAGAAAAAAGTGGCGTTACTCCACCACCGCCCCGGACCCCATCGAAAAGGGTTACAAGATAGTGCTGAAGGCCAGGAACGAGGAAGGCAAGGTTGGCAAGGCCCTTACATGGACCTTGAACGAGTGA
- a CDS encoding SDR family oxidoreductase: protein MKKFDGKRVFVTGAGSGFGRAIGLEFARMGWKVGIGDIAMDRAEETRQLVDAAGGTGLVINCDVTKAENLQKAADLLLASWGGVDVVVNNAGVAGAGRIECIPEDQWDWIIALNLKSVIYGCKIFTPIMEKQGGGHFINMASSAGIACLPEMSCYNVTKAAVISLSETLRTELGPKNIGVTVVAPTFFASNLMDSFRSTDERQRKMANKFFERSKATAEQVAHHAVKTMMKDRLYSIYQMDGKFVWLMKRLFPETYYNVIRKGYSKKSIKKAMGM from the coding sequence ATGAAAAAGTTTGACGGAAAGCGCGTTTTCGTGACCGGCGCAGGAAGCGGCTTCGGTCGGGCCATCGGCCTGGAGTTCGCCCGCATGGGCTGGAAGGTGGGAATCGGCGACATCGCCATGGACCGGGCCGAGGAAACCAGGCAACTGGTGGACGCGGCGGGCGGAACCGGCCTTGTGATCAACTGCGACGTCACGAAGGCGGAAAATCTCCAAAAGGCGGCGGACCTTCTGCTTGCAAGCTGGGGCGGGGTCGACGTGGTGGTGAACAACGCGGGAGTCGCAGGCGCAGGCCGCATAGAGTGCATACCCGAAGACCAGTGGGACTGGATCATCGCCTTGAATTTAAAGAGCGTCATCTACGGCTGCAAGATTTTCACCCCCATAATGGAAAAGCAGGGAGGCGGCCACTTCATCAACATGGCATCCTCCGCAGGCATCGCCTGCCTGCCCGAAATGAGCTGCTACAACGTCACCAAGGCGGCTGTCATAAGCCTTTCCGAGACCCTTCGCACGGAGCTTGGGCCCAAGAACATCGGCGTCACCGTGGTGGCCCCCACCTTTTTCGCCTCCAACCTCATGGACAGCTTCCGCTCCACCGACGAGCGCCAGAGGAAGATGGCCAATAAGTTCTTCGAGCGGAGCAAGGCGACCGCCGAGCAGGTGGCTCATCACGCGGTGAAGACCATGATGAAGGACAGGCTCTACTCCATTTATCAGATGGACGGCAAGTTCGTGTGGCTCATGAAGCGCCTCTTTCCCGAAACCTATTACAACGTTATCCGCAAGGGCTACAGCAAAAAGTCCATAAAAAAGGCGATGGGGATGTGA
- a CDS encoding FAD-binding protein, with protein MTKEVIIAGAGLAGLTAAITLKRQGLDVTVIEAKKKIGGEHAYADSSYIDPSDIKRRLGIDISEALEPWPFTRIWAYGMKREIPHPRGVSAFTIERGGGQSSLENVMYRQAVKEGVKVNLGERLSGKALRGLPPGSIIATGLDIEAFRELEIPHKPFLGHMATGKGAPQRPGVIVYFDDFCREFGYYFQARSAAGALVFNVNTPLSERQKAVFKEKLERQDGIVFDNWHDRLGDYAAWPLGAWDNRRLFHGDKILAGTLAGAVSPVLVFGVHGALVSGKIAALAVTDKKAALDAFSSFMPWHYYYPQFLFRKMRETFPHRVLSPMIRGVVAAYHPKLFPYLMKFVMEPPGRSAMRRGLM; from the coding sequence ATGACAAAAGAGGTGATTATCGCAGGCGCCGGGCTGGCGGGGCTCACCGCCGCCATAACGCTTAAACGGCAGGGCCTTGACGTCACGGTTATCGAGGCGAAGAAAAAAATCGGCGGCGAGCATGCCTACGCGGATTCCTCCTACATCGATCCTTCCGACATAAAGCGCCGACTTGGAATCGACATTTCCGAAGCCCTGGAGCCCTGGCCCTTCACCCGCATATGGGCCTACGGCATGAAGCGCGAAATTCCGCATCCCAGGGGGGTTTCGGCCTTCACCATAGAGCGCGGCGGCGGGCAAAGCTCCCTGGAAAACGTAATGTACCGGCAGGCGGTGAAGGAAGGCGTCAAGGTAAACCTCGGCGAACGCCTTTCGGGAAAGGCTCTGCGCGGCCTTCCCCCAGGCTCCATAATCGCCACCGGCCTTGACATCGAAGCCTTCAGGGAGCTTGAAATCCCCCACAAGCCCTTTCTGGGCCACATGGCCACCGGCAAGGGAGCGCCACAGAGGCCCGGCGTGATAGTCTATTTCGATGATTTCTGCCGTGAGTTCGGATATTATTTCCAGGCCAGAAGCGCCGCCGGGGCCCTTGTCTTCAACGTGAACACGCCTCTTTCCGAACGGCAGAAGGCCGTGTTCAAAGAAAAACTTGAACGGCAGGACGGCATAGTTTTCGACAACTGGCACGACCGCTTAGGCGATTACGCGGCCTGGCCTCTTGGGGCCTGGGACAACCGGAGGCTTTTTCACGGCGACAAAATCCTGGCCGGGACCCTGGCTGGAGCCGTAAGCCCGGTCCTGGTTTTCGGGGTTCACGGGGCGCTTGTTTCGGGAAAAATCGCGGCCCTTGCTGTAACCGACAAAAAAGCCGCCCTGGACGCCTTTTCGTCCTTCATGCCCTGGCATTATTACTACCCCCAGTTTTTGTTCAGGAAAATGCGCGAAACCTTCCCCCACCGGGTGCTTTCGCCCATGATAAGGGGGGTCGTGGCCGCCTACCACCCGAAGCTTTTCCCATATCTCATGAAATTCGTCATGGAGCCGCCGGGACGAAGTGCTATGCGCCGGGGTTTGATGTAA
- the dctP gene encoding TRAP transporter substrate-binding protein DctP yields the protein MVAVIVCSLGLGVCTAGDALAANPQITTWKAATLAPKGIGWSAMWDSILAPWVKESTEDTVRFKIYWGGVMGNDQEYLAKMRIGQLQGAGLTGHGANQACPEMSVLGLPFLFNNWAEVDYIREVMYPTFAYYFAKNGFHLLMWSDADMEHIYSSKWKFDRIDDFKKSKFQSWYGPLEVGFLKSLGANPLVIQPTEANSSYRSGIIDANIGPAIFQVASQMYTSCKYINALKVRYAPAIVVIKESSYQALTDEYKENLAEDRAEVTRQFCQGVRKDNEKSIEGMMKYGLEMVQVSAENRAAIVKAASRVYKDLSGKLYPPDLLEEVQRYLAAYRAGKPVKPSMVKAPRKKAPTAQAKPAEPVVAAATPAELEKAYKEQQENLRRYEAERKAAPAVEADDDKEMKKKRESAWEERRRWVREVQTKLKAMGLYSSKVDGIFGPITMKGITEYQKSKGLSQTGAVDPALLKSMGIK from the coding sequence ATGGTTGCCGTAATCGTCTGCTCGCTCGGTCTTGGCGTCTGCACGGCGGGGGACGCCCTGGCCGCGAATCCCCAAATCACGACATGGAAAGCGGCGACGCTTGCCCCCAAAGGCATAGGCTGGTCGGCCATGTGGGATTCGATCCTGGCCCCCTGGGTAAAGGAATCAACGGAAGACACCGTGCGCTTCAAAATTTATTGGGGCGGCGTCATGGGAAACGACCAGGAATACCTCGCCAAGATGCGTATCGGCCAGCTTCAGGGAGCCGGTCTCACCGGCCACGGGGCCAACCAGGCCTGCCCGGAAATGTCGGTTCTGGGCCTGCCCTTTCTTTTCAACAACTGGGCCGAGGTGGACTACATCCGCGAGGTCATGTACCCCACTTTCGCCTATTACTTTGCAAAAAACGGCTTCCATCTCCTCATGTGGAGCGACGCCGATATGGAGCACATTTACTCCTCGAAATGGAAGTTCGACAGGATAGACGACTTCAAGAAGTCCAAATTTCAATCCTGGTACGGCCCCCTGGAAGTGGGCTTCTTAAAGTCCCTGGGAGCGAATCCGCTTGTCATCCAGCCCACCGAGGCCAACAGTTCATACCGTTCAGGCATCATCGACGCCAACATCGGCCCGGCCATCTTTCAGGTAGCGAGCCAGATGTACACAAGCTGCAAATACATCAATGCCTTGAAGGTCAGGTACGCGCCTGCCATTGTGGTTATCAAGGAATCCTCCTACCAGGCCCTTACGGATGAATACAAGGAGAACCTGGCCGAAGACCGCGCCGAGGTTACCCGGCAATTTTGCCAAGGGGTCCGCAAGGATAATGAAAAGAGCATTGAAGGAATGATGAAGTACGGGCTTGAAATGGTGCAGGTCTCGGCGGAAAACAGGGCCGCCATAGTAAAGGCCGCCTCGCGGGTTTACAAGGACCTTTCTGGCAAGCTCTATCCTCCCGATCTTCTGGAAGAGGTCCAGCGCTACCTTGCCGCCTACCGCGCAGGCAAGCCCGTCAAGCCGTCCATGGTGAAGGCGCCCCGCAAGAAGGCGCCGACAGCCCAGGCAAAGCCCGCAGAGCCGGTGGTGGCGGCGGCCACACCGGCGGAGCTTGAGAAGGCATACAAGGAGCAGCAGGAAAATCTGCGCCGCTACGAGGCTGAAAGAAAAGCCGCCCCGGCGGTTGAGGCGGATGACGACAAGGAGATGAAAAAGAAGCGGGAATCAGCCTGGGAGGAGCGCCGCCGCTGGGTCCGCGAGGTCCAGACCAAGTTGAAGGCGATGGGCCTCTACAGCAGCAAGGTGGATGGCATTTTCGGCCCGATAACCATGAAGGGCATAACCGAATACCAGAAATCGAAGGGGCTCTCCCAGACAGGCGCGGTCGATCCGGCGCTTTTGAAATCCATGGGCATCAAGTAA
- the dctP gene encoding TRAP transporter substrate-binding protein DctP encodes MLASKKAGICMVIIFAVALGLGLSGQALAAEKVTVWKTATLAPKGLGWAQQWENLVSPWVKESTDDTVRFKIFWGGVMGNDHEYIQKMKIGQLQGAGLTGHGANLACPEFAVLGLPFLFNNFAEVDYIRQVMFNSFQYYFEQNGFRLLLWIDADFDQIYSSKWKFDRLDDFKKSKFQTWYGPLESNMLKALGANPVAIQPTEANSAYRSGIIDANIGPAIYQVGSQMYTSCKYINPLKTRYAPAIIAVKLNAWQALSDEYQDRLEDDREDVTERFCIGVRKDNEKSIEGMLKYGLEMVTVSAENKAAIQKAASRIYKDMSGKLYPPDLLEEVQRYLASYRSGKPIKPSMVRAPRKKAVTAQAKPAAPVVAAASAEEIEKAYKEQQENLRRQAEEKKKAPVVADEEDKDAGKKRESAWEERRRRIREVQTKLKALGFYNSKVDGIFGPLTMKGINEYQKSKGLRQTGTVDPPLLKSMGVK; translated from the coding sequence ATGTTGGCATCGAAAAAGGCCGGGATCTGCATGGTCATAATATTTGCGGTCGCTTTGGGCCTCGGTCTTTCGGGCCAGGCCCTGGCGGCGGAAAAAGTAACGGTATGGAAAACCGCCACCCTGGCTCCCAAGGGGCTCGGCTGGGCCCAGCAATGGGAGAACCTCGTGTCGCCCTGGGTGAAGGAGTCCACCGACGACACCGTGCGGTTCAAGATTTTCTGGGGCGGCGTAATGGGCAACGACCACGAATATATACAGAAAATGAAGATCGGCCAGTTGCAGGGAGCCGGGCTCACCGGCCACGGGGCCAACCTGGCCTGCCCGGAATTCGCCGTTCTGGGACTTCCCTTCCTTTTCAACAATTTTGCCGAGGTGGACTACATCCGGCAGGTCATGTTCAATTCCTTCCAGTATTATTTCGAGCAGAACGGATTCCGCCTTCTTTTGTGGATAGACGCCGACTTTGACCAGATTTATTCCTCCAAGTGGAAGTTCGACCGGCTGGACGATTTCAAGAAGAGCAAGTTCCAGACTTGGTACGGCCCTCTTGAAAGCAATATGCTGAAAGCTCTTGGCGCGAACCCCGTGGCCATTCAGCCAACCGAGGCCAACAGCGCGTATCGCTCCGGCATCATAGACGCCAACATAGGACCTGCCATCTACCAGGTCGGAAGCCAGATGTACACCTCATGCAAGTACATCAACCCGCTCAAAACCCGCTACGCCCCGGCGATCATTGCGGTCAAACTGAACGCCTGGCAGGCCCTTTCCGACGAATACCAGGACAGGCTCGAAGATGACCGGGAAGACGTCACCGAGCGTTTTTGCATAGGGGTGCGCAAGGACAATGAAAAATCCATCGAAGGCATGTTGAAATACGGCCTGGAGATGGTCACCGTTTCGGCTGAAAACAAGGCGGCCATACAGAAGGCCGCCTCGCGGATTTACAAGGACATGTCCGGCAAGCTCTATCCGCCCGACCTTCTTGAAGAAGTCCAGCGCTACCTTGCCTCCTACCGCTCCGGCAAGCCCATCAAGCCTTCCATGGTAAGGGCTCCCAGGAAAAAGGCCGTGACCGCACAGGCCAAGCCCGCCGCGCCGGTGGTGGCCGCAGCCAGCGCGGAGGAAATCGAGAAGGCGTACAAGGAGCAGCAGGAAAACCTGCGCCGTCAGGCGGAGGAGAAGAAGAAGGCTCCTGTCGTGGCGGACGAGGAGGACAAGGACGCGGGGAAGAAGCGCGAATCCGCGTGGGAGGAGCGCCGCCGCAGGATTCGTGAGGTCCAGACCAAACTCAAGGCCCTGGGCTTTTACAACAGCAAGGTTGATGGAATTTTCGGCCCCCTTACCATGAAGGGCATAAACGAATACCAGAAGTCCAAGGGTCTTCGCCAGACCGGGACCGTTGATCCGCCCCTGCTGAAATCCATGGGCGTCAAATAG